A region of the Hirundo rustica isolate bHirRus1 chromosome 5, bHirRus1.pri.v3, whole genome shotgun sequence genome:
AAACATGCAAACAAATGGTGTGTTACTCATCACTCGTGTATTTTTGTACTCAAGTTAGTGACTTGTAATAGTTTCACTgggattttccatttcttttattttctttgtacatTGAATTGGAATCATGGTCTTCTAAAACAAGCTCGTTATTTTCTAATactattttggaaaaaaaaaacaacaccagcAAAAACGGAGAGGAAACCAGAATTTTAGACCCTGACATAACTACTCTGTTGTGTAAATATCTCAGTGTAAATATATGACAAAACATTAGCAGGTGACTTGAAAGCCCTGTTAGTTTATTTGTACAAATACAAGTAAATAAGAGAAGATGGCACCTCAGTGagtgagaaaaataataagGCTGCAGAAGGATGGGTGGAGGAAAGGACAAAGTCACAGAAGGGAAGGAGGTGTTCTTTGTTGTGCATCATATTACATCATTTGGAAATACTGTAATTTAATCATAAGAATAAGCCATGAATCCATTCTGGCCATTTTTGGTTTGATATTACTGGACTCCTTCCCTTCCTGTCTACAGGGAATTGGAATCAAAGAACATATGGTCTGAATATCCTATTTAATTTTTGGTCCCTTCTCAACCGTTCAGCCACACAGCAGAAGGAGCACAATAATGATGTGGGTGAGGTGAAAGTTGATCAAGGGCTTAAATATAAAATCTAGGGAAGGAGTTATAGGAAGGTTAAATATAAAAGCAggtgtttaaaagaaataaatacgaggatttaagaaataaaacaagggatttggggtgtgCATTTAACATTTTGAGTATTAAAACCTCTGGTAGATGGTAAAATACTAGATAAACTGGAACTTATATGAAATTTGCTACTAGTGGTTATCTGAATGGTAAATAAGCTGTTTTTCAAGAGATTAAGCTAATTCTTGTGTAAGAATCTATTTGAAGTCTTggtattttgtttaaaaattattcttaaaaattatttgatgtATAAAAACTGAAGACTATCCTAACTGAAATACAGGAACAGATTATTTTAAGTAGCACTGGAATTTTGCTAGCACTGGTATTGATGGTACTAAAGGGCCCGATGATTTGGACTGAGGATTAAAGAAATCCCATTCTTCCCTTCATTAAGGCTTATAAGACAATCCCTTGAAAAGCTTTCAAAGCTATACTAGAATTTTTTGCTTCTGGCTATGACTCTTTGAATCTCCAATGTCCCTTTGTGATGCTTTCAGTTCCTCTGAGACCACCTGCAGACCTGACTGGCAAGAGTAATGTATGTGGAGGTTTTCGGTACCATCTGGATatgcagcagcaggatgcaCCGAGAAATGCATGGAACACCTTAAAAGATACAAGGAATCACAATGCATCTGGTGACTGTTCACATTCTTTAAACCAGAGAAACCCAGTGAAATGCATCCCTGGAGTTCTctgcaaaaatgagaaaattcaaCCATCTCCTATGTATGGCCTTTGGTCAACtccagaacaaaaccaaacgtGGGGCCAAGAACCATCAGCACACCAGAAACCTACACTGAGAAGTGTTGTATCACCTCTCACTGCTCACAGGCTGAAACCCATcaggcaaaaaaccaaaaatgcagTGGTAAGTACCAGTTCTAAAAATGGGAACAACTGAAGTGCTTAATATGGAGTGACTGTCTCTAAAAATCACTTGGTAAATAGAAACGTATGTTTTTAGGAAACTTAATctagaataatttaatttaaaatattaataagatGAATCATAGTTTTTGTATAGAGAATACTTAAAAGCATAATAGAGCAGACTTGTCTGTGTTTGATTTGTCACTTAAGAAGCCTTACCCTTAGTTACCAGCTGATACCCTTCAGTCATTTTGAAGTGCTCTCTTATCAAAAAAATAGCACTAATAACAAAAGTTACTGTAAGAAGCATTTATCTGTTTGAAGTGcacttaaagaaaaagaaaggcatttATTAAAGcatttgtgggggaaaaaaaagtggtatCTTACCTTTTGCAGAAAGTAAAGGTCTTTTTgtttaactttttatttaatttaatttaggtGAGCATTCTAGATACTGGGGAAGTGTGTATGGAGTTTCTGAAAGAAGACCACTCACAGGAACTTGTGAAAGAAGTTCTCAGAATATCTTGTGATGGAAATGTGGTGAgtttatttgtgattttttacTGTTGTATAAAGTGCTTAGAGTTCATtcagagctgattttttttcttttgaagtgatTATTTCTCAAAATCCACTGTTTATATATGCACAGCTGTAAACTTTGCCCCTCCATAATaaagccatataaatatatgGAGCAAGCagttatttcagagaaaaattggATTTGACTTTTGGAATAGGTGAAGTATTGGTGAAAAAGTGCCACTGTTAAATAATTGCCTAGAGGAATAGAGCTTTCATGTTAAATCAtagtaattaattaaaatgtgagTTATTTCCATACCTGTTAAAAGTGCAGAGTGCTGTAGTAAGTTGTAACTACACACGATTTTTGTTCCCTATTTGTAGATTGCAGTTTATCATCCAAATGAAGGAAGAGATTTCTGTCTTGATGACAgacctcctgctcctcctgaagGCATCTGCACATATAATTTTGACAACTTGCCAGGTAAcctgaaatttatttcaaaatgatgATGATTAATGTGATATTTTCAGTGAATCTTGCGACTTGATAGCTTTTATCTATTGCTTTTCAGATAACTGAAGTAAAACTCCTTTCAGAATTAGATTCAAACTACAGTCTaactggaaaatgttttgaaacttCACAAGAAGTGTAACCTACAGGTTTTGATTCCTTTTATATGGAAGCTTTAAGGAGTCTCCCCTTTATAATGTAGTGTACTAAAATTAAAGCTGTTGTAGTCTTTTCTTTGTTCATACTGGGAGCTGTTGGTGGAAATAAGTCAGTTTCTTTAAACATACCTGTCAAGTACTTAAATATTACACACAACCTTCAGCTatcaaatacataatttaactTACTTCTCTTCAAGCTGGTGCACAGTGTTTAATCTGCTAAATTCTgaagttttttaaattttcttttttagaaaagTACTGGAAAAAATACCAGTATGCAGCTAAGTTTGTGCAGTTGGTGagaacaaaaacccccaaagtgACGTTCTATACAAGATACGCCAAGTGCATGTTGATGGAAAACTCACCCCCTGCAGATGttgaaatttgtttttatgaTGGTATGTATTCATTTTTGCAGTTATGCAAATAGGTAAATCATGATTTTAGGGCTGCACTAAAATATTGCCTAACACTAAACAGCCACCACTCCAGTTTGAAGAAAATAGTGTACTATAAAAGCAGTTTTTTGGACACCTCTGCCTTTATTCTAGCACTCGTAGATTAGTTGATTCTTTAATTCCTTACTGATATCTTCTTCAGGGAAGTATGTGTTACAAAAGTGCAACATAtgctaaaaatgcaaaaattattcttgggttttattcatGAGCTCTTCTTTACATCTACCTTTGCTAGTTAACCTGCTTAGTAAGAGGCATGTCCCTGCTCTAAGCCTTCCAAGGTTATTTCATGCAGCTCAAATGGGAAGTGTTCACACTTTTTCTTGCAGGAGCAAAGATCCATAAGACAGCTGGTGTAACTCGTATGATTGAAAAGTCAGGGAAATCCTTCACTTTGAAAGGAGAAAGCGAAGCAGGGTTGAAGAAGGAAATCCAGGTTTATATGGATCATGCAAATGAGGTACGGTGTTTTACAGAGACCTTTTCCGGTGCAAAGCAACTTCCTGAAAATTCAGCTTTCACAAATGTGCTTCCTGTGTTGCTTTCCATGTTTTTCATTACACGATTAAGGAGGGAAGATGGTGTTTTTGGGAAGAGCAAATATCAGAGTAGAGGTCATGGTTACAATCCCTCACAAGCACGACTGAGAGGAAATTCTTAACAGTGTGTAAAGCAGGTGTGCCTGTCTGGTGAAAGGGTTATACACAATAGATGAAACTGCTTTATACACCTTGAAAAATTCAGTACTGTTGCAATTTCCTTGTGTGGGCTCACTTGCCACACTAAGCATGTATGAAATAGTTATACAAGTCTCAATTTCAAACTTTAATAAACTCCTCATTTCAGGGACATCGCATATGCCTTGCACTGGAATGTGCTGttttggaagaagagaaaaggagtGGAAGTGCTCCATTTTTTCCAATAATTGTTGGAAGGTAATATCTTTCAGTTCAAGATACTgatatatttgaatatttattgAATATTTATTGAATACTTAATGTATTTGAACTGAAAAAACCAGTTCTGTAGAAGTCTCCTGCCATCAGGTGCTTTGGACAGACCTTTTCCCCGTTTCTCTcattatttttccagaaaaccTGGTAATACTGAATCACCACAGGCTGTAGCACCTCCACTGTTGGACAAGACAAACTATTCAAAAGAAGTTGTGGCATTGGATAGAACTAAAGCTGCCAGTTCTATTCCAGTTCAGACTTCAGACTGTGCTCCTGTAAGTACACAAGGATGTGCCATGGAGACCAGTCTGTCTTACTTAATGCTGTTTTACTTGAATTAATGGAATTACATTTGTATGGGCATAGGCTTTTATTAGCCATTTGTAAGCATACTGACTAGAAATGTTAACTTTTATTTCAACTACCTTTTGATATCTGGATTTGAGAGCATCTAAAAAATCAGAACACTCCAAAACTTTACCACAAATGCCTCCTGGGAACAGAGTTTGAAAATTGCTTACTTGTGTTAGACAGCACAGTCTTCAGTTTGAGAGCTCTAATGTGCCCTCGGTGCTGTATAACAAACAGTGTCACAAAGGGTACTGGCACTTGAGGTTGTTGTTCTGAAATAATCAAGTGTTAGTGTTTGTAAAGCAAGGGTGAGTGGGAACATACGTGTAGCCAATAAGGCTTTGTTAGCAATTTCCTCTGGCTTGTTTAAAAGGCCCACCAAGCTTTGGTTCCTGATAAAACTTCCTCAGCTGACTGAATTATACTGGGGTCCTGGCACACTGAGTTTGTATGGTGTAGTTCATGTCCTTGGTAGAGAATCTGACCATTTCCACCTGGCTGAAGTGAACTGACAACAAAAAGTTGTGtccctgtggggtttttatacTGTAATGCTTTTAAATGAAGCATAGAGGCATATGTCTGTATACGTGAACAGGTGGCAATTGACCACTACAGCTCATCAGGAGGATTAATGCTAAGGCTGTTAATTCTGTGCATCTCTGGGTTTTAGGTGGTGTCCTATGAAAAGCCTACGTTTCTGACTAACACTGTTGAACAGACATGCTCCTCTGTTCATCCAACGGAATACAGTCCAAATTCAGCCCAACTTGTCAAATctgtttttgttaaaaatgttGGTTGGGCTTCTCAGGTGAGAAATTATTAAAGGAGGCATGTCTACTCTTTTTTCCTACTAATTTGAGATGCATATTTTTAAGTCATTAACTTTAAACTTGATTTGTGAGGACTCATTCAGTTGTGCACTACAGTTTAAGTCTAAAATTTGTATTCAGAAAGACACTTTTAAATAACTATCTTAGATAAAAACCATGGTGAACCTCACAAGTGGAAGAATCCAAAATAGTTCAGTATCTTGGTTACCACAGTTTTCCTGTAGCTGTTATTGCCTGTTTCAGTGTCCTTTGTTATTTGAGTCCAGTAAAAAACTGCAACAGTTTAACTTCTCTGTTCACTAATACAGATGCAAAGGTGTCAAGACAAAGTTTTTAACAGATATGTAGCAGATCTGTACAAGAGAAATGTATCTTCCTCTACAACAGGAAAAGCTGTTTCCTTGCAAAGCCATTTTacctctgcttttctgttgGATAAGCTTTAGGTTTCAAACATTGTTTTTGGCAATCCAGATAAAGTAAGCTTCTTGTCCTAACAGAAAAAGTTCTCTTGATAGATACAAACTTTAACTTGTATATAGCTGTGACCTCTCACAAATGGGCCTCTTTTTGGTGTTTCGCCCTTCATAAAATTTCTTTAGGAGTGGTTAAGCTAAAGGTAATTCTTTATCTGACATTGACAAGGGTAACTAAAGCCAAGCATCTGAAACCTGAGGAAGTCAGCATAAGACTACTTCCTCCAAAGTAATAGCCATGCACTCTTTATCTTTAAAAGATTGACCAAAATACCTAGGTCCCTTCAGCAATTTTGAAAAGCTTTCAGCTTCCATTATTGGAAAAGTTCTAGGTTTGTAATTTTGTACTTAATATGCTCAAACCACAATGTAACTTCTCTCATCAGCTGACCAGTGGAGCAGTGTGGGTTCAGTTCAATGATGGATCCCAGCTGGTAGCCCAAGCAGGCGTCTCTTCCATCACTTACACTTCTCCAAATGGCCAGACAACCAGGTGAGTCTGCTCCTGCCATAAAAACATTCAGGTAACTCAGTACCAAGGCTGCTGTACATCCATCAGGTAGCTTCATAGCTGCTACTGATTTGGGTTTGTAAATTTTAAACATTAGTGTTGCCATCACTTCACAGTTGGTTAGCTTTTATAAGCTTATTAAATAAAGAGAAGCACAAACTGAGAATGCAACTACTTGGTTGCCAGACTACAGCCACTCTTCTTGCATAGTATTAAATACAGGGAGGTTGAGGAAAGTAGTGTTTTGAAATAACTATATTgtcatgaaataaaacaaattatttaagCATCTCAATTTTTCTATGCTGCTTTGTCTCTCTAGGTATGGAGAAGATGATAAGTTGCCAGAATACATCAAAGAGAAGCTGCACTGTCTGTCTTCTATTCTTGTAATGTTTACTAATCCAGCTGGTCCTCACTGATTAAAGGAAACTGGTTGTCACAGCACAAAGAGCTTAATAAAAAACTCACTCACTGCCTTCCCAGTAGAGTGACTGATCTCACTCAGCTTATACAGAGATTCTTCCAAAATCTGGTAAAAAGTTAGGAAGGGGAGGGTTACTCTTTTTATGTGTAGCAAATTGTGTGTGAAGTATACAAAACATACTTTTCATTAAAGTGATGGATAAACTCGCTCAAGCAAAACTTTGAGGAACTTAGTTCTTGACTGCATTAAGTCTTTGGAAATAATCTGAgtctgttgtatttttttttcttactccaCTGCTTACTCAGTGCCAACAATCAAGGAAAATGCATCTGTGCTGTTCaagtatttgtatttgtaaataACTCATATTTTTATGTCTTACAAGtaatatatgtaaatatgtatATGTTTTataactgtttttattttttgtagcAGCAGCTTAAACTTCCCTGCACAAgcatgttattaaaaaaaaaaaagcagtggtAATTGTCTGGatctatttatttgtttcatgGTCAAGTAATGGTTAAAGGAGAAAAGTTAATAACTTGGGGTGGTTTTACCTTGTTTTACATATTGAGTAATACTTAGAGCAACTGAAGTAGCATTAACAGAAGCTTTTCTCCTAAGCATTTGGTTTCAAGTGTGCTAACACTCCTGATGGTGCTTGTATCTGTACTTAAATACTCTAATTCCTTATCAAGCAGGAAAAGATCTTAAATGGAGTGGGATCCAAAATGGTGTTGGAGGGGGGAGGATGAAGAGTTTCAGAGGAGTTGGTGCTGGCTGTGTgcaagcacagctcagctgaacTGATGCAAGCCAGTCCTCCTTATTCAGCTACTGTTTAAAAGACAGAACTTTGCTTGCTTTGTCATGTCCAAATCTAGGAAATCAGCTTGCAAATAAAGAATTTAGCACTAGGAACATCAAGAACAATATACAAGTAGCACTTACTCTGAATTAGCTTATAAAAGTGAAGTCCCTGTTCACAACATTTTGTGACTCTGTAGCAGGAATAAAACTTCTGTCTCCCCTTCAGTCAGAATtgaaaaaatcatgttttaatTCAGTAGTCTCTTAGTGTTTGAACAACTGAGTACAGAAAAACACATAATTACATTTATTAAGTTCAAATAGTAGAGACATTAGACAGCAGCCACAACTCATAATGGAGTTACTCcagagttttttttcccccagtagCATTAAAACAGCTTAAACAAACCCATACAGATGAGCTTATGCCCCATTATGAAGGAAAATTACAGtcccactttttaaaataaagtctgAATGACTAAAACTGTTATTTCCTGTTTCTTGTACCCTGATATCAGAAAAAATAGAAGTATGCAGATAATAGTGAAGGACCAGCAGCcagttttctcctttcactTAACTAACCACCACTGCTCAGCACAGTGCATTCATTCTCACCAAGCACAAAAGTGTAAACTATCGTGCTTAGAGTTTTTTCTTGTGACTAATAAAAGCTGTGCATATTTCAATGCTGCAGGTTATCCTCGCTACAAAAAGGCATTCAGCAAAACAGTAGAGGAAAAATTGCACATTTGGGTCACCAGAGTTCAAGTAACTGCTTGCTGAAACTGATTTTCAATTGCTCTTGGTCAACTTAAAGACCAAAATCTCACATCAACTACCTGTGTGGAGGGCACCTACCTTCCTCTATGCTTCTGTCACCTGCCATTTGGAATCCTGGAGGAGATGTACAGGTTCCAGAACCAGACGGCCAGTATTAACCAGTGCTTACAAGCCAATAAACCCAACATCAGAAAGTTTGCTCAAGTAGTGCTGTCTCCATACTAAGTGCGTGCAGCTCAACTAATCTTGTAGTTAACAAAAGCATTACTAATCCCGATTCACAGAATCAAGATAacatttcttttacttctttctgGAAAGGATGCACGAAACCTGTGACCTTCACAGCTGCATTCAGTGCACATGTACATCATATAAACTGCACACACATTGTATTGCTCTAACTTGTCAcattccttcccctgctgctaGAGAAGCAGGACACAAAAGCCAACTTTGCGCAGGGGTAACCAGGTGTTGGGGTATGACCAAGTTAAGTGTTCTGTCAATGTGTAAGTACAGGTGTGCAGTTGTTAGCACACAGCCAACAAGGTCAGTGGTTAGGTACACCTCAATCAAAAGCAGTAATAAGCTAAGTATTAATTCTGCCTGGGTTTActgtttggggtggtttttttagaTATATATTTAACAATTATCTTCCTGCATCCTCCCATATCTGATAGAAAATGCAATTAGTCTCTTGTATACTATCTCCAAGAGTAAGAGAGACACTACAACTACTCCACAGATCAAGCTGAATGCCCAGCGTGGCCCCAGGTGAGTGTAGATTTGGCTCACAAAAATAGGCCCAAGGATCCGTGCTCCACTTCCAGAGGCAGTCAACCATCCCATGTAGACACCCTGCAGCAGATCAAAAGCTTATGTAAGTCATACAGGCATTATTTAGCTTGCCATTAATTCCAACCCATAAGCCTAACTAGGAAATTTAGAAGTATTTAAACAACCACTTATCTTTCCAAACTCATTAAGACAGTGATTACTTTGTTTCCAAGTACTGCTCAGCCTCTCCAAGATGTAATTCCAAGGCTCCACTCTTAAGTATTCTACTTCTTTCTAACATTCTGGCTCAAAGCATGAAATCTCTTTCACCAAAATataacatgaagaaaatggaCAAAAGGAGAATCAGGTTTTTTGTTAAGCAATAATGTAAGTTTGCTATACTGTTTCACTGCTAAAAAATGCCCATACTGGAGGTCTAGTAGCATTTGTAGTCTTCATATAATAAACTTAGTAAGAGGCATTATTCCATACTGGTATTTCACATCTGTAATTGGTAGTTACAAAAAGGACTCTGCCAGAACCGTCATGAAATTTTCACACTGTAAGATTTGTGTAAATAGCACAAGCCTTGCTTTATAATTCCCCTAGAGACTTGCCTTGGATTCAAAAAAGAGATTGGTGCTCCTGCAAAGTTCTGCCCTGCTTAAAACACACTATTATTTGGCTGATGACAAAAGGAATTTTAGCTAATAAATAGTTAAATATTCTCATTCTAATAAAGAGAGTGCAAGTGCTGCAgagcaaatgaaataaaaccatttaGGGATGGTGCTTACCTGAGGCTTCGGTCCTAGGACTTTTGAGTATAAAGTGTAGGACATGACATTACAAACAGGATAGCCCAGCCCTATGAGCACATCAGAGCTGATGTACTGGGCCAGGTAGATCATGGGAGTATTCAGGCACCAGGATTGTGTGACAGGGCAGCCCACGGGTTCTACTGTGTGGTTGGATGGCAGCTGCAGATCTGGCAAACTCCAGAAAGGCACCAACATTTCACTTGGGGCTGTTCTGGGAATGGAGTTGTTTCTTAtctctgtaaaaataaattattcatattaTCAAGAACAAACGTGCAATAAAAGGCTTTCAAAAGAACACTACAAAGGTGGTCTAGTAAGACTTGAACTATACCTTGCCACTGGATATTTGGTAGTTTCTTCCCCCAAGGCAGTAAGATAAAGAATCCAACCAAGACAATCAGTAAGCCTGCATGGAGTATGGCACGCTCACCAGTCCTACAAGACAATGAAATTGCAGTTAATTAtatcatttaattaaaataaaatttaggtAGCTGCTAATGACATAGCCCATTAGTTTGTGGAAATGATATCTGACCAAAACACCAGCAAGAAAAGTTACAAAATCACAGTAAACCAGATTTTCTTGTGATTCAAGGGTAAAAGACAGTCAAATAAGGGGATTATGTTAAGAGAGTAAGAAACAACTACAACATCAAAGGTGTGCCAAAACTGGAAGTATTTCATTGTCACAGTAAACCCAGACTCATTACCAAGTTAAAGACTTGCCATAAAGCTTTCCACATTTAGCCAACATATGtaacaaaatccccaaaacttACTTTTTTGATAGCACTTTAACCATCATGAAAACAATAACGGATTCAATGCCAATCGTGCTAAGGATTATTCCATTATAAAAAACAGCTTCTTTCCTGGTCCAGGAATACATATCCATCGTCAGTGGAGTAGCTATACTGAAatgacagaacaaaaatatagtCATCATAAACATCTTCTTCCATACATTAGTGTCCATACATGTATCATCCCAAACATCAATACACTACACCAGCCATACTCTGAAGCATCATGAATCTACTTCTGATAGGTCATGAAAAAATAATGGAGGGAAAGCCAAGCCAGGGTaatagagacagaaaaaaaaatcagatcatGTGGTCAAACAgtataaaaagttattttgacaCTGTTTGAGTCTTAGCAACCAACCAGTCTTTAAAACCTcagttttctaaaaataattcaaCTTATGACAGAGCCATACTGTGAAACAAATTTTAGCTACATTAGAGCTCAAAAAACTTGCAGAATAAATCTTAAATCCTCCAAGTACTTTCTAagttaaaaaaatgaagtacaCTTGAGCCTGAGATAATGATGttatgttttactttttttcttttacacagAAAATTTGGGAGTGAATAACATACCTctttaagcaaaaaaaaccccagtcatataaaactgtatttcacAATACAAGTGCATTAACTCTATCAAACAATTGTTTTAATCATTACTGAAATATGAGATGCACTGAAGCTTTTGGAGATAATCAGAATCATACTAAGAAATCACacaaaactaaactaaaaaataTAGAACAAGATACTCAactgaaaacatgttttctctGAAGATTTTAGGCAGCTCAAGTTGAGCTTTTTTCTTGAATACTTAAAAAGTTGAGGATATGGGTTTGCCTCAATTCAAAAGCTTTTACATTAATGTTTTCTCTACCACAAACTGTACATTTCTTTAGTTATTACTGACCTTCAATTCATTACTCTGTAGCAGTACACATCAGCTTGATTGCTTATGGTTTTGGACTCCTACTTAGGAAGTTAGGAAGATGAGTGGAATAGAAAAGTCTCTACATGTACCTCCGGTCTAATTACTCTACATAACTGAATATTTTGAGAGCAAATAGACAAACTTACGTTTCAAAGACAGCAAACACAAACAGGATGACAAAGAAGAGAATATTGAGCGCTACCACAGCAATGTGGTCAATGCTCCCTTCTGTGTTCTGATTCAGAGCATCACTTCCTGCAGCAACACAAAGCAATCACCTGAACTGCACACTGAGCTTTGACAGTCAAAGTGTAAAATTTTTACATCAAAATGGAGTTGTTGAAATTTCAGTTCTGCTGACAATTagaggaaattatttccaaGCTGGTTACATGGTCTGTTTTCCCAGTGAGGCCTGAGTGACACCAAAATAAGCAAACTTCTTGAAATATCTGAACAATTTGAACACCCACATATCTCAGGGTGAAAATATGGAAGCATCCATAcaattatggggtttttttcctgctttgctaCCAGACAGCACTATGGACACAACATGTCAAATTAAGCAATTTCTGGACCAGCTAGGGAGAGATGTAGCCTATTTTCCACACCCACTTCCCAGTGCATCAGACTTTAGAATACCTCTAAATGTTTCTGTGTAATAAGAGAATACTTCAAAATtataatcacagaataagcttTCAAGGAAACACTGGTACCTTTTCCATCAGAATTGATACTTTTGTACTGCCGTCCCATGTCATCCACTTGATGCTCCCTAGAAATTTAGGACACTTATTTATTCGATCTACTATTGAGTCAAGTTTTTACTAAAATAATTGTAAATGATATAATCTATATAATAATTATTTGCAGCTCCATTAAACATCATCTACAAAGCTGACACCTGACTGCAGTGAACACCAACCTAttcaagaaaggaaatattctaGCAGGAGAATCATATATCCTTACGCATCTGCACCAATGGGATAATGAATAAAAATCTCCCCTGAGAATCTTAAAAGAAAGACACAAACAGTGAGATCCCTGCAGACAAGCCAACCTTATTTCTCCTTAGAGAAAAACCATGGACAGCAACTACCAACAGTAAAACTATATCAAGCCTAATAGTCTAATATCTTTAACTTTTTAAATCAGTTAACATTCTAACCATAACATCACAAAGATTCATTTATGGGCATCAGAAAAATACAGGTATTAAAGAAGggagaaacactgaaaaaataaataaaacttaagAGTTTTAGCACTCTGGATTTCAGGTTTATTACTCCTCCTGCTGAGCAGCATATTATTTGCTACGAGTCACCCACAAAAACAAGGTAGGGTATTTATAagggtatttattttattttatttataagggcatttatttatttaacttaaTTACCTGAATATGACAAAGATGAGAATGATATTAATAAGTCCTAAGAGAGCTCCAAATAAAACTGGTGCCGTGTACATGTTCAGCTGAAGACAAAGGAATTTCCATGTTACTCCTTCTTCTCCGATAAGTGTAAAACATGTCTGAAAAACTTAAAAGCATCAATGTACTGTGAAAATCTTGAGAATCATTAAAAAACATTA
Encoded here:
- the MFSD8 gene encoding major facilitator superfamily domain-containing protein 8 isoform X2; translation: MYLTMFLSSIGFSIVIMSVWPYLQKIDPTADASFLGWIIASYSIGQMVASPLFGLWSNYRPRREPLVISTAISVAANCLYAYVHLPHSHNKYYMLTARALVGFGAGNVAVVRSYIAGATSLTERTSAMANTSACQAVGFILGPVFQTCFTLIGEEGVTWKFLCLQLNMYTAPVLFGALLGLINIILIFVIFREHQVDDMGRQYKSINSDGKGSDALNQNTEGSIDHIAVVALNILFFVILFVFAVFETIATPLTMDMYSWTRKEAVFYNGIILSTIGIESVIVFMMVKVLSKKTGERAILHAGLLIVLVGFFILLPWGKKLPNIQWQEIRNNSIPRTAPSEMLVPFWSLPDLQLPSNHTVEPVGCPVTQSWCLNTPMIYLAQYISSDVLIGLGYPVCNVMSYTLYSKVLGPKPQGVYMGWLTASGSGARILGPIFVSQIYTHLGPRWAFSLICGVVVVSLLLLEIVYKRLIAFSIRYGRMQEDNC
- the MFSD8 gene encoding major facilitator superfamily domain-containing protein 8 isoform X1; the encoded protein is MAAAGFAPGARPEGQESLLGSAGAAADDEEDDDEEESRDVIETQEHYKSRWRSIWIMYLTMFLSSIGFSIVIMSVWPYLQKIDPTADASFLGWIIASYSIGQMVASPLFGLWSNYRPRREPLVISTAISVAANCLYAYVHLPHSHNKYYMLTARALVGFGAGNVAVVRSYIAGATSLTERTSAMANTSACQAVGFILGPVFQTCFTLIGEEGVTWKFLCLQLNMYTAPVLFGALLGLINIILIFVIFREHQVDDMGRQYKSINSDGKGSDALNQNTEGSIDHIAVVALNILFFVILFVFAVFETIATPLTMDMYSWTRKEAVFYNGIILSTIGIESVIVFMMVKVLSKKTGERAILHAGLLIVLVGFFILLPWGKKLPNIQWQEIRNNSIPRTAPSEMLVPFWSLPDLQLPSNHTVEPVGCPVTQSWCLNTPMIYLAQYISSDVLIGLGYPVCNVMSYTLYSKVLGPKPQGVYMGWLTASGSGARILGPIFVSQIYTHLGPRWAFSLICGVVVVSLLLLEIVYKRLIAFSIRYGRMQEDNC